TCATGAAATTCCATCATATAGCCTCAGAATTGAATCATACTAGATCCCATTAGCATTATAATCACATATGGGACCAACTAAAGTTTGAATGCAAATCTTGTTATTTATTCACTTCTATACTTCTGAAGATTAACTACTTCCTTTTGTTTTGAATCACAGATTGAGGAACTAGGTCTTCTACTAGCTAATCTAGTCACAATTGTTCCGGAAGGTGTAGTTGCATTCTTCTCGTCCTTTGACTATGAGGGCAAGGTCTATGATGCATGGAAAGCATCCGGAATCCTCTCAAGAATTATGAAGAAGAAGCGTGTTTTTAGAGAGCCCAGAAAAAATTCAGATGTTGAAGCTGTCTTGAGAGAATACAAAGAAACTATTTATGCATTACCCAGCAGTGATCCCATAGCTTGCAATGGAGCAATTCTCCTTGCAGTTGTGGGAGGTAAGATATCCGAAGGCATCAACTTTGCTGATGGGACAGGCCGATGCATAGTAATGGTTGGATTGCCATATCCCAATCCATCAGACATTGAGTTGATAGAGAGGGTGAAGCATATTGAAGGTTTTGAGACGACAACTCCATGCAAAAATGCCAGGTCTTCTTTTTATAATGAAAGCCTTGACACGGATGTTGAGACAGGTTTTCACATCCTTAAACGGTGCAAAGGCAGAGGAAAAGATTATTATGAAAATCTTTGCATGAAAGCTGTAAATCAATCAATTGGTTAGTTGCATcatagaatttgaaatcatatgTTAGTTTATGTTATTAGTTTTGATCTGTTCACTGTGATTCCTATGTTTTAGGCAGAGCTATTCGGCATGTAAATGACTATGCAGCAATCTTATTGGTGGATGCACGTTATGCTTCAGATTCCAACCAAAGAAACTTTGCGCACTCGACTGAGAAGCTAGCGCAATGGATAAAAAGCCATCTCATTACCAGAACCAAGAACTATGGAGAAGTTCACAGGCTGCTGCACCAGTTCTTCAGATTCCATAAAAACAAGGAAGCAACTAGCAAAGAGTTTAATGACAAAAGCTGAATCTTAACAAAAAGGGTATGCCAAAGGCATCTTCCATACTACGTTTATTCAAAATATACCGATTATTTACTTTTAAACAGTTAAAATTATGTTCACTCATTAGTGAAGATAGGCATGAACTAATGTTAGATTCTTGGCAATTAAGGTCATTGTATGCTGTGTAAAAGTGATTCCACTGAGTTAAAATGGCCCTTATTTTAGTTTGAACAATATTAGTCCATTGTATGTATTTATTCAATCCTTTTCAATTACTTGATGtactaattatatatttaatatttatcatattataGTCAAGATATATATtaacttgcataatatatcttCTTAAAAACCCGAGGATCCAAACAACTTTcccatataaatattaatcacTCCATCCCACTgaacatgtatgtttatttattatttcaaatatattaagaaTATCATTATATGATGTatctgttttaaaaaataagatccAAACAAATTTCTCAAAAATGTTACTCCATCTCAAAATATAGGTTTTTTTTTCACATAGATTAAGTAATATCATATGAAAAGTCAATTAtacaaacaaattttattttttatctttaCTTAATGagtgttttaaaatatataaaaacaattgTTGAATTATCTAATGTATTTTGTAACGTGTATATATTAGTAAAAGAATAGAAGAAATACTTATCAAAtcattatatatttgagaaaggtgagaAAGAGTATGATTTTCTATAATTCCTTCCTCATTGGTAAAAACTCAACAAGCATCAATATTAATTgcaagaaattaaatatatagatGTATAAgcattaaaatatgaaatgaagATACTAAACAATAATCATAGGGGCTCTATTGGACTCAAATGGCAGCATTCTCTAGCCTGTGGTCCCTAAGTTCGTCCATTCAGTCATTTTAGGCCCCAATTGGTCAAAAATGGCAAAAGAACCTTGGTTTGCATGATCACGTGAACTTTTTGCCAGTTTCCACTCTACGAcatgtttttaataaataaaatcaggTGTCAAAACATCATGCAACAGATCCATTCATGGACcagaacaaaatataaaacagaTCCATGAATCATTAAACCAAACCTCATTCCTAGCACTATTTACCTTCTTCCTCTCAATCAATTAAGGATTTTAGAATGGAAAGACCATGATCAAATCAAGATAAACTCCGCCGCATAACATAAGTATGCCAATAAAAATTCGTGCAGGTTCACAATGAATACTAAGACCACTTTCTAAGTACAAACCAGTGACTCGATGATGCGATTCTCACTTTATTAGCTCAGCTTAGGTCTGATAATTACGGCCGGGCTAGATTGAGCTCAACCTACAAACAAGTTTGAAGCCTGGCGTGAAGTAAGTTCTAGGCCAGCCCGAATAGCTCATGTGTAACGCCCGAAAATCAGTTCACGTAGaccgcatgcatgaaaattattaaattgctaaaatattttaattaaatgattttggatgcatgaatgatatattttgagtgactaaatgattaattgtgtaactTTGCTCGTTTGCATAATTTAGAGATTTTAAAACGAATTTTGGTGGTTGGCCGGAGAAGGAGGGCTGAAGAcgataaaattgttaaaaatttaaaagctaaatttttatttttagttaagaaaatatttaatttaaataattcaagaattttagcatatctaaggtcaaatttaaattaattagtgagAGCAAAGAAATTTAATCATAATGGGCCTAACTCATTAATTAAAAACTATGattaattaagctcattaattaaatatttaaaaagccattttttttaatataattaagcCTAAGCCCTAaacacacacacctacacacacacaaaaatttaCGTGAAAGTGGTGCAAGAAACGGCCGAAACTAGGGAGCTTTGGCAAGGGaagatttcgatttttttccttcatttttcaattttcttcctcgttcttccttCTAACAACGATCACTCGACTCCCTTGCATCCCAAGATGGTTTTCGGTGGGATTCTGACGAGAAAAATGGTAGAAAAAAGGTAGAATCGTCTTCCGTTCATCACCGACGTTCCACCGCTTTGGTATATGtatttcaagtattttaaaCGCAAATGCATGTTTTCAAACCTTTATTTATGCACCATTCAATCCATAATATTGcatgtatttgattttgtaTGGAAAGTTCATAAGGATGatggttttaagttttattcatATGCACCTCATGTTTTTAACAAGAAATCCTTGACGTTTTTGAGAATTGTTGAAGGAGGGATGCAAGCCAAGAGATCCAAAGGTAGACCTAAATGTTTAAAGTATATTTGAAAgggtaaaaatcataaaataggTTGGTTAGGGGCTGCACAGCCCTGCACCCAACAAGCGTGCAAGCCAAGAGGGAATGGGGCACGGCTTTGGGGCTCCTTCGGCTATGGAGGTTGCATGGGGTCCTAGCCGTGGTCTTGAGAGAAGGTTTAGGTTCCTAGAAAAGTCTAGGATGAGTTTGGTCAGGGCTTGGACAAATTGGTATGGCGCAGTGAACGTGACTCCAAAAGTTGCACTTGTTGCCTTGTATGGGGTGTGTGTGGTTCCTAGGGCTAAGAGGATGGTGTAAGGTCTGGACCAGGGGCTTGGGACGTGCCTTAGGGTCCTGGTGAGAGGTTGGTATGAGTCAAGGGTCGAGCCAAAGGCTATGACAGCCGCTGGTGCGCGAGGGAGCCGCTGCGCACAAGAAGGCGCGCGAGGAGAGTTGCTGATGCGAGAGGTTTAGGGCGTCGTGTATGTGTCTGAAAGGGGTTGATCATGGTCTTAGTTAGGGTCTAAGGAAGAGGTATAAGGCCAAGTTCGGCGTCGTTTCGAGCCGTGGTCCTTTCGGGGTTGTAATTTGCTCGAACGTGTCAAAATAGAGACGAAATAGGTCTAGGttaaaattatgatttgattTTCAGTTTTTGCTTGGGTTTGGGAAGTTCCCAGCAGCTTAAATTGGGTCTTAGCACGTTAATAAATCTCTGGTCTTGGGTCAGTTCAAGTCGTAAGGGTAGTTTGGTCATTTGTTTGCCAGAAAACGCGAAAACAGGGGTAAACGAGTAATTCGGTGAGCGAATCGAGCCGTTTTTGAAACGTAAGTCCTAATATGAAAATTTACAGCAATTTTCTGGGTATTTTGGGTGTTTTTAAAGTTGTGGAATCGAGTCGCTTTTGTTGGTACAAAGTCCGAGGTCGTCCGGGTAGGTATAGAGGTAAAACGTGGGCAGTCGGTTTAAGGAAAAGTCAAGGGTGGTTTGCAACTTCCTAAAACAATTTCATATCatgttaaatgttatttttagaagttttaaaatatatgtatgatATATGCTATTTTCAGAAGTTTTAACGTATCTGCATGTTTATGCTATTTTTAGCAGTCTCGACGTATAGGAATGATATAAGACATATTTGGAAGTTTTAAAGAATATGTGTTACGGCCCAGCCCATTTgtgatattgtccactttggtCCGAGGtctcacggctttaaaacgcgtcacaaggTGCGGCGCCCACTCAacactggctctgataccaaatgtcacagcccagcccacttgtgatattgtccgctttgCTCCGATGCttcacggctttaaaacgcgtcacaacGTGCGGCGCCCACTCAacactggctctgataccaaatgtcacggcccagcccactggctctgataccaaatgtcacggcccagcccacttgtgatacATGTGCTGGGCCGTGACATTTGATATCAGAGCCAATGTTGACTGGACGCCGCACCTTGTGACGggttttaaagccgtgaggccTCGGGCCAAAGcagacaatatcacaagtgggctgaGCCGTGAAAATATGGaaagttatgcatgtttttttatgaaatgataaagtagaagaaaatattttagaggAATGTGAATTGATCGTGATGTAAAAGTAGTAAGGGATCCATCGAAAACGAGAACGCTGACCTTGCAATGAAAAGGTAGTGAACAGTCGAAAACGGTGATGGGAATCTCAATAATAATGGATTCGTTGAAGAAATGAACAGTGAAGTTAATTTATGATAGTCGGAGGGATCGTCGAAAAAGTGGACGTTGAACTCGGCAGCCTAGTACTATGGTTTATAGATTAATCAATCGactgaatgttatcattatcgAGGATCAGACTTCACCAaagaatgatatttttatggaaAAGCTCATATTTAAGCATGATTAGAAAGTTGCATATTTTTTTAGGGTTTCGCATTTGCACGACAAATCTATTTTTAGTAAACGTAATTTTTACGCATGTGATTGTATAAatatgtacttgctatatcAGGTTTGAGCATGCTGACTCATTAGattcactaggtttgaatgattGCAAGTGAGGATGATGTTGAGAGAGACGTTGACGATTGAGTAGATCGGGTCCAACAATACACTCCCGAAGAACTTTTACTTTCCGTACTACAagatttatatttaaagtttttaagaaaaggttttatgattattttataaCGATTTTATGCTTGTTTTGAAGTTGGATCATTTTGGAGTTATCGTGTGCTTTTACGATTGCAATTAATAGAGTTTTTAtgtatttcagatttttggatgttaaaatattttataaatgtgatggtttcaaattttaaagaaaaagtttatcacaaaaaattcagtagtattttaaagttaaaaaaaaaagacgttTCACCATGTATTTCTCAGATTGACAGTGAACCATAATCTCGGTAAGCACATCATTTTGAACTTACAAATTGTAAAACCAAACATTTGCCAATATGCTAAATAATTAAGATTAATAAGCTTGCAACTTAAATTTGTTGAACtgtagaacaatcgaaacacCGCATTTCATTCGCCATGCTAGAATACACCGTACAAAACAGAGTGAGCAGTGATTGGTCCCAACATAATGACTTAAATTTaagataatttaatattttgtaaatcaaCCAATCACCAGATACTAAAGGAAGAGTTGCATTATCAGAAATCACAAAGCTGAAGAGCTTTACAATATCAGATCATTATCATCTGGTCTTCTATAATTTGCTGAATTATAAGCAAATAACAAATATCGAGAGAACCAATCAAAAGGTAAAAGGGAAAAAAACTGGACTGGATATCCGGATAATCATCAAATGACTTAGCAGGAGGTCCCTATTTCAACTCTGAAGCTTAGTATCACATAGGCTCGCAGTTTACATGCAAAGTTCGGCCAATCAAACACAACAGATGGTACTGGCGTCCTAATCAAGCTGCACCACAACTGACCTCTGCATGCTTCATCATGCCAAACTAAGATTAATAGCCAGATGACACAAGAACATTGTGTTCCTTTAAGCGTTTTTGGAAAAGAGCCAAACGATTCTGTAACTGTAAGATACCCGCAGCTTTCTGGGATAGGATTGTGTTTAATTTGGAGATATAGTCATCCAGTTGATTTCCTGGTTGATCTGCCTCAACCAATAGATTCATCTCCTGAAAACATCAGATATGAGAACAATAACTGTGATGAAGGAAAAATATAGGAATTTGTCACTAGGTCTTTGACCAAATAGAATAGTCCAATTCCTGTTGAATCTATGACCACAATCCCCTAGCAAGGCAGGGgatgaaaatgaaaaagagaAATGGTAAATGCATTTACTGACTACAACAGACCTCTCTAACAAGATCCATTGTTTCCTCCACTTGTCTCCTGTGAGCACTGACAAGATCTTCCTCTTCCTAAAAGAATTTCACAGCATGTTGTTACTACCAACATTtaaatgagataaaatttagTTAAAGCAAGGAATTATTTTTAACCTTCAATAGAGCATCTAGATCATCATCTGAATTTGAAAACGTCATTTCTGATTTAGGTGGCTCCTTCCATTTCACCTGCTCATTAGCTCTCTTTGTTTTATCGTCTGAAGTTGAGAACTTGAGTAACTCAGCTTTCGAGTTCTTCAATGATGGCTTCTCTTGCTCGTAGAAATCTTCTTCATATTCATCCTTTTCAGTTTGTTCAAGCCATGAATTGCCTGCTTCATCTTCAAAAGTTGATGTTGGTGGCATTATTGAAGACAAAGGCTGTGTTGTTGACTCCTTCAGATTCGTAGTTGAAGATAAAACATCTCTTTTGGAGTTGCCTTTTGAAAGGCTCTTCACCCTAAAATCAAACAAAAGGTATGGTAAGGCCCTAAAAAGGAAGAAATGTTTGTCCCAAAATAAAATGTTAGCACATAAAAGATTTCAACCTGTCTGCATATCGTAACGTATTCAATGTATGTTCACATGATCCTGCATTTGGTGAGATACAGGAAATCATTACAGTGCGAGAATTTCCAACAAATGAATCCCTTAAAACTTCAGTCAATTTACTGCCTCTAAATGGAATGTGGCCTTGATCATTGTCAAGCGCTCTGATACACTCCTTCAATGCAAGCAAACTTTTATTTATCTCAGCCCCTTCCATTCTGCACAATTCGAATTCAGAAAGAAGATAGGATAATAATTAGGAGAGAAAAAAAGCCAAGGGCGTGATTGGGTTTGTTTTCCCCATCTCCCTCAGCTCCAGAAAAAGACGCCAAAAGTTACACTCTTCTCCCGAAATATTTTCCTCCTTGTACATTTCCGAACATAATCATTAATTTTAGTTAAACTTTCACCACTCTATAGAAAAACTCTATCATTCtactatattaaaatttaatcaattatattttttgattttaaaaatatcacataaaaaaataaaaaattatatatctccGACATCACATCACTCACCCTTTTTTAATGTAACATAACATCtataccaaaaataaaatcttcagaaaataaaaacaaacataaatcaCATTGGCcagtatatttttcaaaaaaaaaaacataaaaaaaaacaaataataaacaaCACATGAGGGTGGGGAGATCCACACGTTCATTATCTTTCTTGAGTGGCAAAATTCTCTGATGTGTGCCAAGTGCAAACATCATAATAAATCTAACCATTTTTAATACTGTTAAAACGTAACTTATTTGACTGATTAAGAAGCAATTTATATATACCTGGTCTGCTTATCATTATCAGTAGTATCTGCACCCCGCTCGCTTCCAGCAAGGTCAATGAAGGAGAGTTTGCCAACAGCTCGAGCAGGTTTGCTTTCACTGCCATCGGCTGACCTCTTAACAGTAAGCTGAAGAATGGCATGTGATCGAGATGATTCTTCATTTGCACCTGTGGTGCCTGTACTTCTTGTTGCATTTCCTCGCTCAATAAGTTCCTTGACTGTTTCCACATCTGATACTCGATACTCTTGCAAGCCAACAATACATACTTGTTGCTTCCCATCCTCTCTCATGCAAAGTTTTCTGCCATGAAATATGTTGGAAGCATTATTGCAATAAAAGTGATGTATGGCAAAAGCTACTGGCTTAAATGAGAACCAACGAGACAGCTTACTTTCTATCACTGAGCAGGTCAAAGAGTTTTCCTCCATATATCTCAAAGAAACTGGCAAATAGTTGAAAGCCTTGGTTCCTGTAAGTGTGATGCATGAGCCTCAAGATATCCCTTACTGCTTTGAGCGGCAGTGGTTTCATCGTATAAGTTTTGCCACTTCCTGATTGGTTTAGATGGAAGTCAAACAAAAGAATTCAGATGGGAGGAAGATAGAAGAGGAAAAGAGAACAGTGTTTCTCCCTGCATATTTAAGTGCTTCCATTGAAGGATTTTCAGTCATTGGATAAAACCTCAAGAAAGTTGAAACAAAAGTATCAATATTTACAAAGCCGCTCTCAATAATCTACATCTTCCAGGATATGGTGAGAAATGAAAACTAGACTAACTACAGTTATCATGTTTACAAACCCATCTGGTGATTTGATGCAAATCAATTACCTGTTTGCCCATAAGCAAAGCAAGTTGCTTTTGTACGTTGGAAAATGATAGGGACAATAGGCTCCACTGTTTCATGGTACACCTACACAAATCAgatacataataaattaaaaacacaaaaatttaaaagaaaaaaaatggtgagaaataaattaaagtCATCTCAGTATCAGGTCAAGTTCATGCCCTGGAGTCACCTCATCATTTGAAACTTCTTCATTCAGCACAGCATCAAAGACAAACTCGTGTTTCTCCAAATACTCAGTCAAATCAACCTGCAGCACATTTAAATTCAGAACATTAACTGTTTTAACGAAAGGGCTGATTCTATTAAGCTGAATAAACTCAGAACCAGgtcatttgatttttaacataGAATCCTTATCTGGATGAGTCTTGTCAAATAACACTAGTTGGTGTTCTAGAATTTCCTTGAAAGCAAAAGAGCAAATCAAACTGATAAGTCTACAATTGAAAAAACGGTATTTTTCCTACATGACTGATTAAAGATGATTAACTGAAATGCGGAAACTATTGGGCATGTGTAGAAAGAAAAAGATTTCttgaataatttatatttaatgaaCTCAATCTTTGATCACAGCTTCAAAAGAGACATAACTCTAAACAAAAGTTTTACAGAAAGTTGAATAGCAGCACAGAAATTTAAGAAAACTATACTCGAGGGATACAGAGATACCGACCTTAAGTTTTGTCTCATGGACCACAAGAGAATTTGAAAAGGTTTCTATAATATCCTCCTCATTCTTTGTCAATTCCTTTTTGTTAATTGGTCTTTTGCGGACCTGATCATTTAGGAGCAATTGTAAGGCCATCTAAGTCGAAAGTTGTATTCAGGCTTTGCTAACACAAAAAACTGAAAATTTGAGATATGGCAATTTTGAATAGAGTTGAAAGTACTTACCACCACTTTGATCTTTGCAACACTGCTGGCCTTCAAATTATCAGCTGCAAGGCTTTTCAGAACATTGATCTCTTGCAGGCCCCGAGTTTTGCCAGCTTGTTTGTTGTTTCCAAAATATGCATCTCCATCATCAAAGCTTCTTCCTCGTGATATATGATTCATTGAGGGGACATCGTAAAGACCAGGAACTGGCATCTTTCCACAGTGCCGCACCCAAAacagaggaaaaaaaaagaagagaatcaGGCAATGTGCCAATGTCTATACAAAGCAAATCGCAatcagacaaaaaaaaaatcaggatcaaaatcaaattcaagcGACCAGAAGAAAACACCAATTATACATCAAACTATACAGCTCAATTAATACTCAAACATGCTGATTGGAAGTTAGTTTTAAGGAAACGCAAGGAATATTAATTGATCCCAAACTGAAAAGTAAGGGGACCCACGCCAGCCCCCAAAGAGTAAAAGTGTAAAACTAATATCAGAGAGCACAAAATTTAGCCATCAGACAGGAATGAAACGGTACACAAGACTGGAAAAGGAAGAGAAGCATGAGCAGCAAGGCGCAAGCTATACAATGCCAAGCTAATAAACATTGAAATTTAGCTAgaaagcaaaaaaaattaagttaccTCACCACATTAGACCAATGTAAACAggataaaacaaaatatcacaGTTCAACACCCAATCACATAATCCACAAACGCATAGCAAGATTGAAGTTGGACATTGTAGCATTCAAAAGCAAATCTAAAATTGCTCCATAACATCCTAAAAAGCAACAgcgaaaaacaaattttgactCCTCAAAGCAGAAGTTTACCTCCGAAAGCACCTCATTATCGAAAGAATGCAGATCCAAGAGCCCTGGGCTATACTCATTCAACGAAACTGGTTCCTCCCCATTCTTCCTCTGCCTCGGATTCCCCGGAGGCGTCAATGGCTCTGAAAGAAAATCACTTCCACCGCCGTACGTTCTCTGCCACTGCACACTCCTATACATTCTCGAACCCTGATCCCCTCCATTGTAATACCCAAAATCCTAATTTTCGGATAAACAAAAGGAATCAACAAAATTATCTCAATAATAATCGCGGGTTTTAGAGATTAGAATCATCAGATCT
This genomic interval from Primulina huaijiensis isolate GDHJ02 chromosome 14, ASM1229523v2, whole genome shotgun sequence contains the following:
- the LOC140957353 gene encoding kinesin-like protein KIN-13B; translated protein: MNAVGRQRSGVTGAHHQRQYSDNFLETSSNGRWLQSAGLQHLQSSNNAVPLPIQDFGYYNGGDQGSRMYRSVQWQRTYGGGSDFLSEPLTPPGNPRQRKNGEEPVSLNEYSPGLLDLHSFDNEVLSEMPVPGLYDVPSMNHISRGRSFDDGDAYFGNNKQAGKTRGLQEINVLKSLAADNLKASSVAKIKVVVRKRPINKKELTKNEEDIIETFSNSLVVHETKLKVDLTEYLEKHEFVFDAVLNEEVSNDEVYHETVEPIVPIIFQRTKATCFAYGQTGSGKTYTMKPLPLKAVRDILRLMHHTYRNQGFQLFASFFEIYGGKLFDLLSDRKKLCMREDGKQQVCIVGLQEYRVSDVETVKELIERGNATRSTGTTGANEESSRSHAILQLTVKRSADGSESKPARAVGKLSFIDLAGSERGADTTDNDKQTRMEGAEINKSLLALKECIRALDNDQGHIPFRGSKLTEVLRDSFVGNSRTVMISCISPNAGSCEHTLNTLRYADRVKSLSKGNSKRDVLSSTTNLKESTTQPLSSIMPPTSTFEDEAGNSWLEQTEKDEYEEDFYEQEKPSLKNSKAELLKFSTSDDKTKRANEQVKWKEPPKSEMTFSNSDDDLDALLKEEEDLVSAHRRQVEETMDLVREEMNLLVEADQPGNQLDDYISKLNTILSQKAAGILQLQNRLALFQKRLKEHNVLVSSGY